A single genomic interval of Anopheles marshallii chromosome 2, idAnoMarsDA_429_01, whole genome shotgun sequence harbors:
- the LOC128709575 gene encoding cytochrome P450 9e2-like yields MEISLITLALVVGLFVAAYRYYTKNYFYFADKPIPFLKPSFPFGNAGPIIMKKVTLFEHFKNLYNAFPNGRIHGIFNLRQPAYVVRDPDLVKQITVKDFDYFVDHVPTGLEQTEENTSHLLLSNSLVALRGQKWRDMRATLSPAFTGSKMRLMFALIAECGQTMVAHFRSEEQKARSAGGAGLQLEMKDVMTRFANDVIGTAAFGIKVDSFRDPTNEFITVARSVTNQISFVKALKMIGYTIAPKLMMRWDIDFLTPEEKRFFRDTILETMRIREEKGIFRPDMIELLMQAKKGSLKHQQTVEPKQETTTAEGFATVEESHVGRRAHDRVWTDTELIAQAFIFFFAGFETISWTLSFALYELAVNDDIQARLFEEVRESEQSLEEGKTLSYEKLQSLPYLDMVVSETLRKWPIAMLLNRECVRDYQYDDGQGVKFTMEKGAHIYIPIVGMHFDAKYFPDPERFDPERFNEENKKTIQTGTYLPFGAGPRNCIGSRFALMEAKVVLYYLLLHFHVKPYAKTQIPLKLKKSSTQLQTEHGVWLEFQSRSS; encoded by the exons ATGGAGATCAGCTTAATAACGCTGGCCCTTGTGGTCGGCTTGTTTGTGGCGGCTTACCGGTACTATACGAAAAATTACTTCTACTTTGCGGACAAACCAATCCCGTTCCTAAAGCCATCGTTCCCGTTTGGCAATGCTGGCCCGATTATTATGAAGAAAGTGACATTGTTTGAGCACTTCAAAAATCTATACAATGCGTTCCCCAATGGAAG AATACACGGTATATTCAATTTGCGTCAGCCGGCATATGTTGTTCGTGATCCAGACCTGGTGAAACAAATCACAGTGAAGGATTTTGATTACTTTGTCGACCATGTTCCTACCGGATTGGAGCAAACAGAGGAGAACACTAGCCACCTGCTTCTGAGCAATTCGCTTGTGGCGCTGCGTGGACAAAAGTGGCGTGACATGAGAGCGACACTCAGCCCGGCCTTTACCGGCAGCAAGATGCGGCTGATGTTCGCATTGATTGCCGAATGTGGCCAAACGATGGTCGCACATTTCCGGTCGGAAGAACAGAAGGCTCGGTCAGCTGGTGGTGCCGGTTTGCAGCTAGAGATGAAAGACGTGATGACGCGCTTCGCCAACGATGTCATCGGAACGGCGGCTTTCGGAATAAAGGTGGATTCGTTCCGCGATCCAACCAATGAGTTCATCACCGTGGCCCGGTCGGTCACTAATCAAATATCGTTTGTTAAAGCGTTAAAAATGATAGGCTATACCATCGCTCCAAAACTTATGATGCGGTGGGACATTGACTTTCTTACTCCGGAAGAGAAGCGGTTCTTCCGCGACACGATACTGGAGACGATGCGAATACGCGAGGAGAAGGGTATCTTCCGGCCGGACATGATCGAGCTTTTGATGCAAGCGAAGAAGGGTAGTCTGAAGCATCAGCAGACAGTAGAACCAAAGCAGGAGACGACAACGGCCGAAGGATTTGCCACTGTTGAGGAGTCACACGTTGGGCGACGTGCTCATGACCGTGTCTGGACCGACACGGAGTTGATCGCGCAAGCGTTTATATTCTTCTTTGCCGGTTTCGAAACCATCTCCTGGACGTTGTCGTTTGCGCTGTACGAGCTGGCAGTTAACGACGATATCCAGGCACGGTTGTTTGAGGAAGTGCGCGAATCGGAACAGTCGCttgaggaaggaaaaacgctTAGCTACGAAAAGCTGCAGTCGTTACCGTATCTTGACATGGTTGTTTCGGAAACACTTCGCAAATGGCCCATTGCTATGTTGCTAAATCGGGAGTGTGTCCGGGACTATCAATACGATGATGGACAGGGTGTGAAGTTTACCATGGAGAAGGGAGCGCATATCTACATACCCATCGTTGGTATGCATTTTGACGCGAAATATTTCCCCGATCCGGAACGTTTCGACCCAGAACGGTTCAATgaggaaaacaagaaaacgattCAAACTGGCACGTACCTACCGTTTGGTGCAGGACCACGTAATTGTATTG GTTCCCGATTTGCCCTGATGGAGGCGAAGGTGGTCCTCTACTATCTGTTGCTTCATTTCCACGTAAAACCGTACGCCAAAACGCAGATtccattaaaattgaaaaaatcatCCACACAGTTACAAACTGAGCACGGGGTTTGGTTGGAGTTCCAGTCGAGAAGCAGTTAA
- the LOC128709574 gene encoding cytochrome P450 9e2-like, with translation MEISLITLALVVGLFVAAYRYYTKNYFYFADKPIPFLKPSFPFGNAGPILMKKVTLFEHFKNLYDAFPNGRIHGMFNIRQPAYVVRDPDLVKQITVKDFDYFVDHMTTGLEQTEENTSHLLLTNSLVALRGQKWRDMRATLSPAFTGSKMRLMFALIAECGQTMVAHFRSEEQKARSAGGAGLQLEMKDVMTRFANDVIGTAAFGIKVDSFRDPGNQFITVARSVTNQQSFAKAIKMIGFTFAPKLMMRLNIDFLTPEENRFFRDTILETMRIREEKGIFRPDMIELLMQAKKGSLKHQQTEEPKQETTTAEGFATVEESHVGRRAHDRVWTDTELIAQAFIFFFAGFETISWTLSFALYELAVNDDIQARLFEEVRESEQSLEEGKTLSYEKLQSLPYLDMVVSETLRRWPIGTVLNRECVRDYQYDDGQGVKFTIEKGSLIFIPVVGIHFDPKYFPNPERFDPERFNEENKKTIQTGTYLPFGAGPRNCIGSRFALMEAKVVLYYLLLHFHVKPYTKTQIPLKLKKSSTQFQTEHGVWLEFQSRSS, from the exons ATGGAGATCAGCTTAATAACGCTGGCCCTTGTGGTCGGCTTGTTTGTGGCGGCTTACCGGTACTATACGAAAAATTACTTCTACTTTGCGGACAAACCAATCCCGTTCCTAAAGCCATCGTTCCCGTTTGGCAATGCTGGCCCGATTCTTATGAAGAAAGTGACATTGTTTGAGCACTTCAAAAATCTATACGATGCGTTCCCCAATGGAAG AATACATGGTATGTTCAATATTCGTCAGCCAGCGTATGTTGTGCGTGATCCAGACCTGGTGAAACAGATAACAGTGAAGGATTTTGATTACTTTGTCGACCATATGACCACCGGATTGGAGCAAACAGAGGAGAACACTAGCCACCTGCTTCTGACCAATTCGCTTGTGGCGCTGCGTGGACAAAAGTGGCGTGACATGAGAGCGACACTCAGCCCGGCCTTTACCGGCAGCAAGATGCGGCTGATGTTCGCATTGATTGCCGAATGTGGCCAAACGATGGTCGCACATTTCCGGTCGGAAGAACAGAAGGCTCGGTCAGCTGGTGGTGCCGGTTTGCAGCTAGAGATGAAAGACGTGATGACGCGCTTCGCCAACGATGTCATCGGAACGGCCGCTTTCGGCATAAAGGTGGATTCGTTCCGCGATCCAGGCAACCAGTTCATCACCGTGGCCCGGTCGGTCACTAATCAACAGTCGTTCGCTAAAGCGATAAAAATGATTGGCTTTACCTTCGCACCGAAGCTCATGATGCGGTTGAACATTGACTTTCTTACTCCTGAAGAGAATCGGTTCTTCCGCGACACGATACTGGAGACGATGCGAATACGCGAGGAGAAGGGCATATTCCGGCCGGACATGATCGAGCTTTTGATGCAAGCGAAGAAGGGTAGTCTGAAGCATCAGCAGACAGAAGAACCAAAGCAGGAGACGACAACGGCCGAAGGATTTGCCACTGTTGAGGAGTCACACGTTGGGCGACGTGCTCATGACCGTGTCTGGACCGACACGGAGTTGATCGCGCAAGCGTTTATATTCTTCTTTGCCGGTTTCGAAACCATCTCCTGGACGTTGTCGTTTGCGCTGTACGAGCTGGCAGTTAACGACGATATCCAGGCACGGTTGTTTGAGGAAGTGCGCGAATCGGAACAGTCGCttgaggaaggaaaaacgctTAGCTACGAAAAGCTGCAATCGTTACCGTATCTTGACATGGTTGTTTCGGAAACACTTCGCCGATGGCCCATTGGTACAGTGCTAAATCGGGAGTGTGTCCGGGATTACCAGTACGATGATGGACAAGGTGTGAAGTTCACTATTGAGAAGGGTTCGCTGATCTTTATACCCGTTGTTGGTATACACTTTGATCCGAAATATTTCCCCAATCCGGAACGTTTTGATCCGGAACGGTTCAATgaggaaaacaagaaaacgattCAAACTGGCACGTACCTACCGTTTGGTGCAGGACCACGTAATTGTATTG GTTCCCGATTTGCCCTGATGGAGGCGAAGGTGGTCCTCTACTATCTGTTGCTTCATTTCCACGTAAAACCGTACACCAAAACGCAGATtccattaaaattgaaaaaatcatCCACACAGTTCCAAACTGAGCACGGGGTTTGGTTGGAGTTCCAGTCCAGAAGCAGTTAA
- the LOC128709577 gene encoding probable cytochrome P450 9f2, with product MAYDTVTMAAIAAILSLLYYYVRSRYRYFLDKPYPHMKPTFLLGSAGPMILRQRDMIEHIKILYNIYPDAKVVGAYDLLTPNLLLRDPECVKQIGVKDFDYFTDHTPFVKNEHDIMESDNMFLNSLFLLRGQKWRDMRATLSPAFTGSKMRQMFELVSQSCQGMAQHLLKEAREDESKQVHEMKDIFTRLANDVIASIAFGIQVNSFSERENDFYTRGKKLTNFGSFWASIRFMLFLMMPRLMLKLNIELMDKEMCQHFHAMIMDNMRIREEKGIVRNDMINILMQVKRGVLGHQRDEPDVKDAGFATVHESAVGKKAITREWSEKELVAQCFLFFLAGFDTVSTALGFLAYELMLHPEIQDRLYEEITEVDAKLDGKPLTYEAVQEMRYMDMVVSESLRLWPPAPMVERYCTRDYTFDDGEGLRFKIEKGRTVMIPVAGLHSDPKYFPDPTRFDPERFSEENRHNINPGVYLPFGVGPRNCIGSRFALMEVKSVIYYLLKSFTFERSDKTQIPLKLKHNPAVLVAENGNWIRFKPRKVDN from the exons ATGGCGTACGACACGGTGACGATGGCGGCTATTGCCGCAATTCTGAGCTTGCTGTACTACTACGTACGCAGCCGGTACCGTTATTTTCTGGACAAACCGTACCCACACATGAAGCCCACCTTCCTGCTCGGTAGCGCCGGTCCCATGATATTACGCCAGCGAGACATGATTGAGCACATTAAGATACTCTATAACATCTATCCGGATGCAAA AGTGGTTGGTGCGTACGACTTGCTTACCCCGAACCTGCTACTGCGCGATCCGGAGTGCGTGAAACAGATCGGAGTAAAGGATTTTGACTACTTCACCGATCACACACCGTTCGTGAAGAATGAACATGATATTATGGAATCGGACAACATGTTCCTCAactcgttgtttttgttgcgtggACAAAAGTGGCGCGATATGAGGGCCACACTCAGCCCGGCGTTCACCGGCAGCAAGATGCGCCAGATGTTTGAGCTAGTGTCGCAGAGCTGCCAGGGTATGGCGCAACATCTTCTCAAGGAGGCGCGTGAGGACGAGAGCAAGCAGGTGCACGAGATGAAGGACATCTTCACGCGCTTGGCCAACGATGTGATCGCATCGATCGCGTTCGGAATTCAGGTGAATTCGTTTTCCGAAAGAGAGAATGATTTCTACACGCGTGGAAAGAAGCTGACGAATTTTGGATCATTTTGGGCGAGCATTCGTTTTATGCTGTTTCTCATGATGCCTCGGCTGATGCTGAAGTTAAATATCGAGCTGATGGATAAGGAGATGTGTCAGCATTTCCATGCCATGATTATGGACAATATGCGAATTCGCGAGGAAAAGGGCATAGTGCGTAATGACATGATCAACATTTTGATGCAGGTGAAGCGAGGTGTGCTGGGTCATCAGCGAGACGAACCGGACGTTAAGGATGCGGGATTCGCGACAGTGCATGAATCTGCCGTTGGCAAGAAGGCGATCACACGCGAATGGTCTGAGAAGGAGCTGGTTGCGCAGTGCTTCCTGTTCTTCCTCGCCGGCTTTGACACCGTCTCTACTGCGCTGGGATTTCTGGCGTACGAGCTGATGTTGCATCCGGAGATACAGGACCGGCTTTACGAGGAGATCACAGAGGTCGATGCAAAGCTCGACGGTAAACCGTTGACTTACGAAGCCGTCCAGGAGATGCGCTACATGGACATGGTTGTGTCCGAGTCTTTGCGTCTATGGCCACCGGCACCGATGGTTGAACGGTACTGCACCCGAGACTACACATTCGACGATGGCGAAGGGTTACGGTTCAAGATCGAGAAAGGACGCACCGTCATGATACCGGTAGCGGGCTTACACAGCGATCCGAAATACTTCCCCGACCCGACCCGATTCGACCCAGAGCGCTTTAGTGAGGAAAACCGGCACAATATTAACCCGGGAGTGTATCTGCCGTTTGGAGTTGGACCGCGCAACTGTATCGGATCACGCTTCGCACTGATGGAGGTGAAGTCGGTCATCTACTATTTGTTGAAGAGCTTCACATTCGAACGTTCCGATAAAACGCAAATACCTTTAAAGTTGAAGCATAATCCGGCTGTTCTAGTCGCCGAAAATGGGAACTGGATTCGATTTAAGCCGCGTAAAGTAGATAATTaa
- the LOC128709576 gene encoding probable cytochrome P450 9f2, whose translation MAFDTVTMAAIAAILGLLYYYVRSRYRYFLDKPYPHLKPTFLFGSSAPIMLRQRDVIKHVEKVYNTFPEAKVFGLYDLLTPNLILRDLECVKQIGVKDFDYFTDHTPFLPNEHDTIGSDNMFLNSLFMLRGQKWRDMRATLSPAFTGSKMRQMFELMSQSCQGMVQHLLKEARENETKQVHEMKDIFSRLANDVIASIAFGIQVNSFSERENDFYTRGKKLLDFTSFWPTIRFMLFITMPRLMLKLDIELMDREMCRYFQAMILDNMRVREEKGIVRNDMINILMQVRRGVLGHQRDEPDVKDAGFATVHESAVGKKAITREWSEKELVAQCFLFFLAGFDTVSTALGFLAYELMLHPEIQDRLYEEITEVDAKLDGKPLTYEAVQEMRYMDMVVSESLRLWPPAPMVDRYCNRDYTYDDGEGLRFKIEKGVTVMVPIAGFHSDPKYFPDPKRFDPERFSEENRHKINPGSYLPFGVGPRNCIGSRFALMEVKSVIYYLLKSFTFERSDKTQIPLKLKHNPAVLVAENGNWIRFKPRKVDN comes from the exons atGGCGTTCGACACGGTGACAATGGCGGCTATTGCCGCAATTCTGGGCTTGCTGTACTACTACGTACGCAGCCGGTACCGCTATTTTCTGGACAAACCGTACCCACACCTGAAGCCCACCTTCCTGTTTGGTAGCTCTGCACCCATTATGTTACGCCAGCGGGATGTGATCAAGCACGTCGAAAAGGTGTACAATACCTTCCCGGAGGCAAA AGTGTTTGGCCTGTACGACTTGCTAACCCCGAACCTGATACTGCGCGATCTTGAATGTGTGAAGCAGATCGGGGTAAAGGATTTTGACTACTTCACCGACCACACGCCGTTCCTGCCCAACGAGCACGATACGATAGGCTCCGACAACATGTTCCTCAACTCGCTGTTCATGCTGCGGGGACAAAAGTGGCGCGATATGAGGGCAACCCTCAGTCCGGCATTCACCGGCAGCAAGATGCGCCAGATGTTTGAGCTAATGTCGCAGAGTTGCCAGGGTATGGTGCAGCATCTTCTCAAGGAGGCGCGTGAGAACGAGACTAAGCAGGTGCACGAGATGAAGGACATCTTTTCGCGCTTGGCCAACGATGTGATCGCATCGATCGCGTTCGGAATTCAGGTGAATTCGTTTTCCGAAAGAGAGAATGATTTCTACACGCGTGGAAAGAAGCTGTTGGACTTCACCTCATTCTGGCCCACCATTCGTTTCATGCTGTTCATTACGATGCCCCGGTTGATGCTGAAGCTAGATATCGAGCTGATGGATAGGGAGATGTGCCGCTATTTTCAAGCAATGATTCTGGACAATATGCGAGTTCGCGAGGAAAAGGGCATAGTGCGGAATGACATGATCAACATTTTGATGCAGGTGAGACGAGGTGTGCTGGGTCATCAGAGGGATGAACCGGACGTTAAGGATGCGGGATTCGCGACAGTTCATGAATCTGCCGTTGGCAAGAAGGCGATCACACGCGAATGGTCTGAGAAGGAGCTGGTTGCGCAGTgcttcctcttcttcctcgCCGGCTTTGACACCGTCTCTACTGCTCTGGGATTTTTGGCGTACGAGCTGATGCTACATCCGGAGATACAGGACCGGCTTTACGAGGAGATCACAGAAGTCGATGCAAAGCTCGACGGTAAACCGTTGACTTACGAAGCCGTCCAGGAGATGCGCTACATGGACATGGTTGTGTCCGAGTCTTTGCGTCTATGGCCACCGGCACCGATGGTCGATCGGTACTGCAACCGAGACTATACCTACGACGATGGCGAAGGATTACGGTTCAAAATTGAGAAGGGTGTCACCGTCATGGTGCCGATAGCAGGTTTTCATAGCGATCCGAAATACTTCCCCGACCCGAAGCGATTCGATCCGGAGCGCTTTAGTGAGGAAAACCGGCACAAAATCAACCCCGGATCGTATCTGCCGTTTGGAGTTGGACCGCGCAACTGTATCGGATCACGCTTCGCACTGATGGAGGTGAAGTCGGTCATCTACTATTTGTTGAA